The Paenibacillus macerans genome includes a window with the following:
- a CDS encoding 3-oxoacid CoA-transferase subunit B, with translation MNNRELIVRRIAREFKDGDVVNLGIGMPTMAVDYIPDNVHITLQAEDGIVGVGPKAAQGKERLDCIDAGGNYVTTVKGACFIDSTLSFSIIRGGHVDITVLGALEVDEQGNLASWMIPGKKVPGMGGAMDLVVGAKRVIVAMEHLTKDGAPKILKSCKLPLTAVKVVKTIVTEMAVIDVIPGKGLMLKEIAPGLSVEDVQKVTEAELMVSADLKAIAV, from the coding sequence ATGAATAACCGAGAATTAATCGTTAGAAGAATAGCCCGGGAGTTTAAAGACGGCGATGTCGTCAACCTGGGAATCGGCATGCCTACCATGGCGGTGGACTATATCCCCGACAACGTGCATATTACGCTGCAGGCTGAGGACGGAATCGTCGGCGTAGGCCCCAAAGCGGCTCAGGGCAAAGAAAGGCTCGATTGTATCGATGCCGGCGGAAACTACGTAACAACCGTGAAAGGAGCTTGTTTTATCGACAGTACGCTTTCTTTTTCCATTATTCGCGGAGGGCATGTGGACATCACCGTTCTGGGCGCCCTGGAGGTCGATGAGCAAGGCAACCTGGCAAGCTGGATGATTCCCGGGAAAAAAGTGCCGGGCATGGGCGGGGCCATGGACTTGGTGGTCGGAGCCAAGCGGGTGATCGTAGCCATGGAGCATCTGACCAAAGACGGGGCGCCGAAAATCTTGAAATCCTGCAAGCTGCCCCTGACCGCCGTAAAGGTCGTAAAGACCATCGTCACCGAAATGGCCGTCATCGATGTAATTCCGGGCAAAGGGCTGATGCTGAAGGAAATCGCCCCGGGTTTGTCGGTGGAAGACGTTCAGAAGGTCACCGAGGCTGAGCTGATGGTTTCAGCGGATTTGAAGGCTATTGCAGTGTAA
- a CDS encoding acetyl-CoA C-acetyltransferase — protein MKKVALVSPLRTAVGSFNKTLAPLSAPELGANVMTACLQQSKLEPAKIDQVFLGNVLQAGIGQNPARQAALKAGIPIDVPASTINTVCGSGLHAVALAYDSILAEQSSVVMAGGMESMSNAPYLLKDARNGYRLGNGELVDSLVNDGLTCPINKYHMGITAENVAEKYGISRLEQDEFAYESQSKAAEAKSKKVFAEQIVPVTIKTKKETISFAEDEHVRGDTTKEKLSSLKPAFKGNGTVTAGNASGINDGAAAALVVSEDKCKELALKPLAYIKGYSLVGVDPAYMGMGPVKAVSTLLKRQGMSTSDIDLFEINEAFAAQAVAVLKELGIRPEKVNVNGGAIAIGHPVGASGVRILVTLVHEMVRRSARYGIASLCIGTGMGIAMLVENALI, from the coding sequence ATGAAAAAAGTTGCACTAGTAAGCCCATTGAGAACGGCGGTCGGCTCCTTTAACAAAACCCTTGCGCCTTTAAGCGCTCCCGAACTAGGAGCCAACGTGATGACAGCATGCCTTCAGCAAAGCAAACTAGAGCCGGCTAAGATTGATCAAGTCTTCCTGGGAAATGTCCTTCAGGCGGGCATTGGCCAGAATCCCGCCAGACAAGCGGCGCTCAAAGCCGGCATCCCCATCGATGTGCCCGCATCAACAATCAACACGGTTTGCGGTTCAGGGCTTCATGCCGTCGCTTTAGCTTACGATTCCATCTTGGCGGAACAAAGCAGCGTCGTCATGGCCGGAGGCATGGAGAGCATGTCGAACGCCCCTTACCTGCTAAAAGATGCCCGAAACGGCTACAGACTGGGCAACGGCGAACTGGTCGACTCCCTGGTGAACGACGGCCTTACGTGCCCGATCAACAAATACCATATGGGAATTACCGCGGAAAATGTCGCCGAAAAATATGGAATTTCCAGACTTGAGCAGGACGAATTTGCCTACGAAAGCCAGAGCAAGGCCGCGGAAGCCAAAAGCAAAAAAGTTTTTGCGGAACAGATCGTTCCGGTCACGATTAAAACCAAAAAAGAAACGATCAGTTTCGCGGAGGACGAACACGTAAGAGGAGATACCACCAAGGAAAAACTCTCCAGTTTAAAGCCCGCGTTTAAGGGTAACGGAACGGTTACCGCGGGAAATGCTTCGGGAATCAATGATGGCGCGGCGGCCGCCCTCGTCGTGTCGGAAGACAAATGTAAGGAACTTGCGTTAAAACCGCTGGCATATATCAAAGGTTACTCGCTGGTCGGCGTCGATCCCGCCTATATGGGAATGGGTCCGGTGAAAGCCGTTTCGACGCTTCTTAAACGCCAGGGAATGTCCACCTCTGACATCGATCTTTTTGAAATAAATGAAGCCTTCGCCGCACAGGCAGTTGCGGTGTTGAAAGAGCTTGGGATTCGCCCGGAGAAGGTCAATGTCAATGGCGGCGCGATCGCGATCGGGCATCCTGTCGGGGCAAGCGGCGTTAGAATTTTGGTTACGCTGGTTCATGAAATGGTACGGAGATCTGCGCGTTACGGCATAGCCTCGTTATGCATCGGAACGGGCATGGGAATCGCGATGCTGGTTGAAAATGCACTTATTTAA
- a CDS encoding response regulator transcription factor produces MAKILIVDDERAINDLIALNLKMVGHEYIQLYSGEQISEVLNETRVDLVILDVMLPGLDGFELIERFMKRGIPVIFLTARNAVSDKVHGLESGAEDYIVKPFEAVELIARINVVLRRNQKNATEFSLDGTTVDLEKHIVTVNGQAVEMTNKEFKLLDFLIQNKNIALSREKIIEQTWGFDFYGDTRTVDVHIQRLRKKLNWEHRIKTVYKYGYRLEV; encoded by the coding sequence ATGGCTAAAATTTTGATCGTCGATGATGAGAGGGCAATCAACGACCTGATTGCTCTAAATTTGAAAATGGTAGGGCATGAATATATTCAATTATACAGCGGAGAGCAAATTTCAGAGGTTTTAAATGAGACTCGTGTCGATTTGGTCATTCTGGATGTGATGTTGCCGGGGCTTGATGGATTTGAACTTATCGAGCGGTTTATGAAACGCGGGATTCCGGTGATCTTCCTGACGGCGCGAAATGCCGTTTCCGATAAAGTGCACGGCCTGGAAAGCGGGGCGGAGGATTATATCGTCAAACCGTTCGAAGCGGTGGAGTTGATCGCCCGGATCAATGTGGTGCTGCGCAGAAACCAAAAAAACGCCACCGAATTCAGCCTGGACGGAACGACGGTGGATCTGGAGAAGCACATCGTCACTGTTAACGGACAGGCCGTGGAAATGACCAATAAAGAATTTAAGCTGCTCGATTTTCTCATTCAAAACAAAAATATCGCGCTCTCCCGTGAAAAAATTATTGAGCAGACCTGGGGCTTCGATTTCTATGGCGACACGAGAACCGTTGACGTACATATCCAGAGGCTGAGAAAGAAGCTGAACTGGGAGCACCGGATCAAAACGGTATATAAATACGGATATAGGCTAGAGGTGTAA
- a CDS encoding DUF6055 domain-containing protein, whose amino-acid sequence MMKRLFCCLLMVLLSLSATGFGALPDLPGAVTTAKASESENAATTGSATTTESAESAESEVFASEYKARDAFYSLSDASVNRAVSEHFQIIWGNRDTTGTVNRQFAEGNLANLETIRSFYIDKIGLGDIGSSQNPWITGKYKTNIYIAETGLDKTSNDWAYMSVDQDSFGYIVMMPGAMRVDPPSWVVPHELAHVFVFHNGGVVPYAWNEAIANFLRNEYLGSDYYSYGGRVYGPTSDFFAPYVLNSESHFPHVKNWYDAWPIFLYINENPDNLGGLGHQALLNLLTYGQEDSTYFASMEKVTGVSIKEILGGMARRMVTMDFKSQEYYLEHLDELLRTRGNYEKIYTTLEKQHDGWMTVPAGKAPQQTGYNIVPLNIDLSKTSVTVDFQGTSTARGADWRASIVTVTHAGDTRYSTMWNHGQNSVRLQGDEKAVYLVVSATPDNIQYLDINQDGITYPYKVKVTTN is encoded by the coding sequence ATGATGAAAAGGCTATTCTGTTGTTTGTTGATGGTTTTATTGTCGTTGAGTGCAACCGGCTTTGGGGCTTTGCCCGATTTACCGGGCGCTGTCACAACGGCAAAAGCGTCGGAGTCAGAAAACGCTGCCACTACGGGAAGTGCTACAACTACGGAAAGCGCAGAAAGCGCGGAAAGCGAAGTATTTGCAAGCGAATACAAAGCAAGGGACGCTTTTTATTCTTTATCCGACGCTTCAGTAAATCGCGCGGTTTCCGAGCATTTTCAGATTATTTGGGGCAACAGGGATACAACCGGAACCGTAAATCGGCAATTTGCCGAGGGCAATTTGGCAAACCTGGAAACGATTCGTTCATTTTACATTGACAAAATTGGGTTAGGGGATATCGGAAGTTCTCAAAATCCATGGATCACCGGAAAATATAAAACAAACATTTATATTGCGGAAACCGGGCTGGACAAAACTTCCAACGATTGGGCTTATATGTCTGTAGACCAAGATTCTTTTGGCTATATTGTCATGATGCCGGGAGCCATGCGCGTGGATCCGCCTAGCTGGGTGGTGCCTCATGAATTGGCGCACGTTTTTGTATTCCATAACGGAGGGGTTGTCCCTTATGCGTGGAATGAAGCGATTGCCAACTTCCTGCGCAATGAATATTTAGGCAGTGATTATTATAGTTATGGCGGCAGGGTGTACGGGCCAACCTCCGACTTTTTCGCCCCCTATGTCCTGAACTCGGAATCCCATTTTCCACATGTTAAGAATTGGTACGATGCTTGGCCTATTTTCCTGTACATTAACGAAAATCCGGACAACCTCGGCGGACTTGGCCATCAAGCGTTGTTAAATTTATTGACTTACGGCCAAGAGGACTCTACTTATTTTGCATCCATGGAAAAGGTAACGGGCGTTTCCATTAAAGAAATACTGGGCGGAATGGCCAGAAGAATGGTGACGATGGACTTTAAGAGTCAGGAATATTATTTGGAGCATTTGGATGAACTTTTGAGAACGCGCGGCAATTATGAAAAGATATATACGACCTTGGAAAAACAACATGATGGCTGGATGACAGTGCCTGCCGGCAAAGCTCCGCAACAGACAGGCTATAACATTGTTCCTTTGAATATCGATTTAAGCAAAACTTCCGTCACGGTTGATTTCCAGGGTACGAGCACAGCGAGAGGCGCTGATTGGAGAGCCAGCATTGTTACCGTAACGCATGCGGGAGATACCAGATATTCTACGATGTGGAATCACGGTCAAAACAGCGTCCGTTTGCAAGGGGATGAAAAAGCGGTTTATTTAGTAGTTTCCGCAACTCCTGACAATATTCAATATCTTGATATTAATCAGGATGGTATTACGTACCCTTATAAGGTAAAGGTGACGACGAACTAA
- a CDS encoding sensor histidine kinase, producing the protein MKFWQKTYLCVLLVFLVAFDLGAYALLQKSYQLNERMDMSRGVSEYESIEQTLSYILRAFANSTGSSGYEAVISGIAQNYDEEGILTEVYDGERLVFSNAYQFAGEREELQLKEGERETVYRKLDGQLWIFVGGSMEFNGLKLVISRSSAYLQDYYNTLLNYFIALSVVISLILSAVLIVLLFRLTAPVRNLNKGVRDIAAGAYHQRVKVSGSDEIAELAQDFNKMVDAVSANIETIQKASEEKENFINNLTHELKTPITAIKGYSEFLNQANSTEEDRRMAVDYIHEHVARLDLLSGKLMELLYLKNEEIALQIVEIAPLFAYAEQMERHDLEAKQIALVKECGAERIYGDSTLLLTLLMNLVENSIKASENGGEIHLKCYSRQQGIVIEVIDYGKGIPDKDIEKITEAFYVVDKSRSKELGGIGLGLSICSQIAQLHHARLHIESREQEYTKVSVLFTTSLQLEH; encoded by the coding sequence GTGAAATTTTGGCAGAAAACGTATTTATGTGTGCTGCTCGTGTTCCTGGTCGCTTTTGATCTTGGAGCCTATGCGCTGCTGCAAAAAAGCTACCAATTAAACGAGCGGATGGATATGTCCAGAGGCGTAAGCGAATATGAGAGCATCGAGCAAACGTTAAGCTATATCCTGCGGGCTTTTGCCAACAGTACCGGCAGTTCGGGCTATGAGGCCGTCATTTCCGGGATCGCCCAAAATTACGATGAAGAGGGCATCCTGACCGAGGTATATGATGGGGAGCGGTTGGTTTTTTCCAATGCCTATCAATTTGCGGGCGAGCGGGAAGAGCTTCAACTGAAAGAAGGGGAACGCGAAACCGTATACAGGAAGCTTGACGGACAGCTGTGGATCTTCGTAGGCGGCAGCATGGAGTTTAACGGGCTTAAGCTGGTCATTTCTAGAAGCTCCGCTTATCTGCAGGATTATTACAATACCTTGCTCAACTATTTTATTGCCTTGAGTGTGGTCATTTCGTTAATTTTATCCGCTGTGCTTATTGTGCTGTTATTCCGGTTAACCGCTCCGGTCCGAAACTTGAACAAAGGCGTAAGGGATATTGCGGCCGGGGCCTATCATCAAAGGGTCAAGGTCAGCGGAAGCGACGAAATCGCGGAATTGGCCCAGGACTTCAACAAAATGGTGGACGCGGTATCCGCGAATATTGAAACGATCCAAAAAGCGAGCGAAGAAAAAGAAAACTTCATCAATAACCTGACCCATGAGCTGAAGACGCCGATTACGGCGATCAAAGGGTACAGCGAGTTTTTAAATCAGGCCAACAGCACCGAGGAAGACCGCAGAATGGCGGTCGATTATATTCATGAGCATGTGGCCCGGCTGGATCTGCTGTCCGGAAAATTGATGGAGCTGCTGTATTTGAAGAACGAGGAGATTGCTTTGCAGATTGTGGAGATTGCCCCCTTGTTTGCTTATGCGGAACAGATGGAACGGCATGATTTGGAGGCAAAACAGATCGCCTTGGTGAAGGAGTGCGGGGCAGAGCGGATCTATGGAGATTCTACCCTGCTGCTGACGCTGTTGATGAATTTGGTTGAAAACAGCATTAAGGCTTCTGAAAACGGAGGGGAAATTCATCTAAAATGCTATTCGCGGCAGCAGGGTATCGTCATTGAGGTCATTGACTATGGAAAAGGCATCCCGGACAAGGACATCGAAAAAATTACCGAGGCCTTCTATGTCGTAGACAAATCCCGTTCCAAAGAACTGGGAGGGATCGGGCTGGGGCTGTCCATCTGCAGTCAAATTGCCCAGCTTCATCATGCGCGGCTGCACATTGAATCCCGAGAACAAGAGTACACGAAGGTGTCCGTTCTTTTTACAACTTCATTACAACTCGAACATTAG
- a CDS encoding acetoacetate decarboxylase: protein MNQKEVLSLQSMPAASASYGRPPCRFINREFFIVTYESDPAAIRQAVPEPLEPDGSNTVSYEWIKMPDSSGLGSYEESGIVIPCTFHGEPCNFVAQMYLDNAPAILGGREIWGFPKKWAKPRLRVEETETLTGTLHYNNVLVAMGTMPFKYHILDAEETAKSIAKTQVNLKLIPDVDGTPKIAQLAAYNLENITVKGAWSGPARLSLVPHVNAPVADLPVKAYVGGKHFIADLTLPYARVIHDYLQ, encoded by the coding sequence ATGAATCAAAAAGAAGTACTTTCACTGCAATCGATGCCCGCGGCCAGCGCCAGTTACGGGCGCCCGCCATGCCGTTTCATCAACCGGGAATTTTTTATTGTGACTTATGAATCCGATCCCGCCGCGATCAGACAGGCGGTCCCGGAACCGCTTGAGCCGGATGGAAGCAACACCGTTTCGTACGAATGGATCAAGATGCCCGATTCGTCCGGTTTGGGAAGCTACGAGGAAAGCGGGATTGTCATTCCGTGTACTTTTCATGGCGAACCGTGCAATTTTGTCGCGCAAATGTATTTGGACAACGCGCCTGCCATTCTCGGGGGCCGGGAAATCTGGGGATTTCCGAAAAAATGGGCGAAACCTCGCCTGAGAGTCGAAGAGACCGAGACGCTGACAGGCACATTGCATTATAATAACGTCCTGGTTGCCATGGGAACGATGCCTTTCAAATATCACATTCTTGATGCGGAGGAAACGGCTAAATCGATCGCCAAAACCCAGGTGAACTTAAAATTGATCCCCGATGTTGACGGCACCCCGAAAATCGCGCAGTTAGCAGCGTATAATCTGGAAAACATCACGGTCAAAGGCGCCTGGTCAGGTCCCGCCAGATTAAGCCTGGTCCCCCATGTCAACGCCCCTGTGGCCGATTTGCCGGTGAAAGCTTATGTCGGCGGAAAACATTTTATCGCCGATTTAACGCTGCCTTATGCGAGAGTCATCCATGATTATCTCCAATAA
- a CDS encoding CoA transferase subunit A has translation MMNKVISAEEAVKKVKDGDTVMVGGFLAGGYPEELVRALVDTNSAGNLTIISNDTGTAELSIYELVKSGRVKRIFASYIGANPETGRLLMTKEADVRLFPQGTLAEKIRAGGAGLGGVLTPVGVGTVVEEGKQKLEIDGREYLLELPLKADVALIRAHKADEAGNLVINGSSRNFNIVMATAAEYVIAQTDEYVKAGDIDPNHVNIPGIFVDAIVKVGD, from the coding sequence ATGATGAACAAAGTCATCTCCGCGGAAGAAGCGGTTAAGAAGGTGAAAGACGGGGATACGGTGATGGTCGGCGGTTTTCTGGCCGGAGGTTATCCGGAAGAGCTGGTGCGCGCGCTGGTCGACACCAATTCCGCCGGCAATTTAACCATTATTTCCAACGACACGGGCACAGCGGAATTATCTATCTATGAGCTTGTGAAAAGCGGCAGAGTTAAGCGGATTTTTGCCTCCTATATCGGCGCCAATCCGGAAACGGGAAGACTCCTGATGACGAAAGAAGCGGATGTGCGGCTCTTCCCGCAAGGCACGCTCGCGGAAAAAATCCGCGCGGGAGGAGCGGGTTTGGGCGGTGTTTTAACCCCAGTGGGCGTGGGCACCGTTGTCGAAGAAGGTAAACAGAAGCTGGAGATTGACGGACGGGAATATTTGCTGGAGCTGCCGCTCAAAGCGGACGTGGCGTTAATTCGGGCCCATAAGGCGGATGAAGCGGGAAATCTGGTCATCAACGGCTCTTCACGCAACTTTAATATCGTTATGGCTACGGCGGCCGAGTATGTCATTGCGCAGACGGACGAATACGTAAAGGCGGGGGACATTGACCCCAACCATGTCAACATTCCCGGAATATTTGTCGACGCGATTGTAAAGGTGGGAGATTAA